Proteins from a single region of Belliella baltica DSM 15883:
- a CDS encoding T9SS type A sorting domain-containing protein: MKNNWAIGLLFVSMFLLCISESFAQFQQLPTPISETSNRLFQGRILEDQILSLPFWDDFSKDGIDTALWIPDGITHSFSMGNFPPSLGVIVFDGVASNGRPYENTPTAQGITDQLTSKPIDLSTLNDLEKETVFLSFYWQAGGKAEIPDVNDQIALQFLNETGDWVDVWNQFGELEAEQFSFTQENIKVDEMFHHDSFQFRFQIRGRASGPFDSWLIDYVYLNKNRVEGSQNFFDRTLTRLNAPAFLKYSAIPLFELKSSPELYFTSTNNEFNNLENRFRAMEFTIEFREKESQEIIFKVNNNTPFNPVPLALERRTFESAVINDLQLPEEEIDWELVTYLSSGDGSLFQIIEGDSIFFPEIDLRKNDTARTTIPLRDFFAYDDGNIDYSAGINQRSGMLAVRYEKTQNAYLKGISINFTNFNQFGRGIDIMVWNDLNSNPIYVKEALIPSKENLEDFVYFEIDQNILLGDEFYIGFTQFTNEFIYIGLDKTRDNGTEIYYNVAGSWQQNELVAGSLMIRPHLSETPPIEESSADDKNELLLYPNPTVDILKISGDFELISLIDPFGRSIKIPIEEVSNGKILNFTGSMRGLYLINVLKQGKPKSYRILVK; the protein is encoded by the coding sequence ATGAAAAATAATTGGGCAATAGGTTTACTTTTTGTCAGCATGTTCTTGCTGTGCATCAGTGAGTCTTTTGCCCAATTCCAACAGCTTCCTACTCCTATCAGCGAAACTTCAAACAGACTTTTTCAAGGAAGAATACTAGAAGATCAAATATTGTCACTCCCATTCTGGGATGATTTTAGTAAAGATGGTATAGATACAGCACTTTGGATACCCGATGGGATTACTCATTCTTTCTCAATGGGCAACTTCCCTCCTAGCCTTGGGGTGATTGTTTTTGACGGAGTAGCTTCTAATGGAAGGCCTTATGAAAATACACCAACTGCACAAGGAATTACAGATCAACTCACATCTAAACCAATAGACTTATCTACATTAAATGATTTAGAAAAAGAAACTGTATTCCTTAGTTTTTACTGGCAAGCAGGAGGAAAAGCTGAAATACCTGATGTAAATGACCAAATAGCTCTTCAGTTTTTGAATGAAACTGGAGATTGGGTTGATGTTTGGAATCAGTTTGGTGAATTAGAAGCAGAACAGTTTTCTTTCACACAAGAAAATATCAAAGTTGATGAAATGTTTCATCATGATTCCTTTCAATTTAGATTCCAAATTAGAGGAAGAGCATCCGGTCCATTTGACAGTTGGTTGATAGATTATGTTTACTTAAATAAAAATAGGGTTGAAGGCAGTCAAAATTTCTTTGACAGAACACTTACTCGGCTAAATGCACCAGCATTTTTAAAATATTCTGCAATCCCATTGTTTGAATTAAAATCATCTCCTGAGCTATACTTTACATCAACTAATAACGAGTTCAATAATCTTGAGAATAGATTCAGAGCAATGGAATTTACCATTGAATTTAGAGAAAAAGAAAGTCAAGAAATCATATTCAAAGTCAATAACAATACTCCTTTTAACCCTGTACCTTTGGCATTAGAAAGAAGAACTTTTGAAAGTGCTGTAATTAATGATTTGCAGCTACCTGAAGAAGAGATTGATTGGGAATTGGTAACATACCTTAGCTCAGGCGATGGCTCTTTATTTCAAATAATAGAAGGTGATAGCATCTTTTTTCCAGAAATTGATCTAAGAAAAAATGATACTGCTAGGACAACAATTCCACTGAGAGATTTTTTTGCATATGATGATGGTAACATTGATTATTCCGCAGGGATCAACCAAAGATCTGGAATGTTAGCCGTTCGATATGAAAAAACTCAAAATGCCTATCTAAAAGGAATTAGTATAAACTTTACTAATTTCAACCAATTCGGAAGGGGTATTGATATCATGGTTTGGAACGACCTAAATTCAAATCCTATTTATGTGAAAGAAGCCTTGATACCAAGTAAGGAGAATTTAGAAGATTTTGTATATTTTGAAATAGATCAAAATATACTTTTAGGTGATGAGTTCTATATTGGATTTACTCAATTCACTAATGAATTTATCTATATAGGTTTAGATAAAACAAGAGATAACGGTACCGAAATCTATTATAATGTAGCTGGTTCTTGGCAGCAAAATGAATTAGTAGCTGGTTCGTTAATGATTAGACCTCACCTAAGTGAAACCCCTCCTATTGAAGAATCTAGTGCAGACGACAAAAACGAACTCTTATTATATCCAAATCCAACCGTTGATATTTTAAAAATAAGTGGGGATTTTGAATTGATCAGTCTTATTGATCCCTTCGGAAGATCAATAAAAATTCCAATAGAAGAAGTCAGTAATGGTAAAATTCTTAATTTTACAGGATCAATGCGAGGCTTGTATTTAATCAATGTATTGAAACAAGGAAAACCAAAATCATATAGAATCTTAGTTAAATAA
- a CDS encoding rhodanese-like domain-containing protein, whose amino-acid sequence MEDITVEELKERIDKQEKFAFVDVREEWEYEEDNLGALNIPLGTLPHQLGELDQYKNQELIIHCRSGARSGNAKKFLETKGYTKVRNVLGGINAYRELED is encoded by the coding sequence ATGGAAGATATAACAGTTGAAGAATTAAAAGAAAGAATTGATAAGCAAGAAAAGTTTGCTTTTGTAGATGTAAGAGAAGAATGGGAATATGAAGAAGATAATCTTGGTGCCCTTAACATTCCATTGGGAACGCTTCCTCATCAATTGGGGGAGCTTGATCAGTATAAAAATCAAGAACTAATTATCCATTGCAGATCTGGAGCGAGGAGTGGTAATGCAAAGAAATTTTTAGAAACAAAAGGATATACTAAAGTAAGAAATGTATTAGGCGGAATAAATGCTTATAGGGAACTTGAAGATTAA
- a CDS encoding HAD family hydrolase encodes MKSIKNIDFLLFDLGNVIINIDYQFTINELNKILPKEKNRLPNSFFPSQFHKQYERGHISTKEFRSAVRNHFNEGWSDDQIDNIWNSLLKDIPRERIQLIRKLRKDFGLAVLSNTNELHIKKLNDILKLEHDISSLHPLFDQVYFSHELHMAKPDMEVYEEVSKRLNTSPEKILFFDDLQENIAGAQKVGYQTQIIDHPNALLNFFENVY; translated from the coding sequence ATGAAAAGTATTAAAAATATAGATTTTTTGTTGTTTGATTTAGGCAACGTAATTATCAATATAGATTACCAGTTTACAATCAATGAGTTAAATAAAATCCTTCCTAAAGAAAAAAATCGGCTCCCCAATTCTTTTTTTCCAAGTCAATTTCACAAACAATATGAAAGAGGACATATTTCTACAAAAGAATTTAGATCTGCTGTTAGAAATCACTTTAATGAAGGATGGTCTGATGACCAAATTGACAACATCTGGAATAGTCTCTTGAAAGATATTCCAAGAGAAAGAATTCAACTGATTAGAAAATTGAGAAAGGATTTTGGATTGGCTGTTTTAAGTAATACCAATGAACTTCACATAAAAAAATTGAATGATATTCTAAAACTTGAGCATGATATTTCATCCCTACATCCACTCTTTGATCAAGTTTACTTCAGCCACGAACTTCATATGGCAAAACCAGATATGGAAGTATATGAAGAAGTCTCTAAAAGGCTCAATACATCTCCAGAAAAAATTTTATTTTTTGATGACTTACAAGAGAACATAGCAGGAGCTCAGAAAGTTGGATATCAAACTCAAATTATAGATCACCCAAATGCACTTCTTAACTTTTTTGAAAATGTATACTAA
- a CDS encoding site-2 protease family protein → MYTKKEYLIHTLLFILTLIATTLAGGEWLYGKSILGESDNFLTKEYFIKSLHFSIPFIGILLFHEMGHLLTAIHYKVKSSLPYFIPAWLGFLGSPSIGTFGAIIQMKSYINSRKKFFDIGVAGPIAGFIIAIFVLVYGFINLPEADYIYEIHPEYLDPNFKHSEDDGYQNLEMGYNLLFFIFEKSLADPEKMPNMSEIIHYPYLFAGYLALFFTALNLLPISQLDGGHVVFGLFPRHHKWVSLATYIGFVSYAGLGLLSPFEPIETLMWTIPLYIGFLYICFRKAEISEQNKWVIVLLIASIQYLLVFLLPNIQGYSEWLFFAFLLGRVMGLSHPEVKGTKKLNGKRKIIGWIAIIIFILCFTPQPFIFE, encoded by the coding sequence ATGTATACTAAAAAAGAATATCTAATACATACATTGCTTTTTATTTTAACTCTAATAGCCACTACTTTGGCTGGAGGAGAATGGCTTTACGGTAAAAGCATCTTAGGTGAAAGTGATAATTTTCTAACCAAAGAGTATTTTATCAAGTCACTTCATTTCTCTATCCCTTTTATTGGAATCCTATTGTTCCATGAAATGGGGCATTTATTGACTGCTATTCATTACAAAGTAAAATCATCACTCCCCTACTTTATCCCAGCCTGGTTAGGATTTCTTGGTTCTCCTTCGATTGGAACTTTTGGTGCCATTATTCAAATGAAAAGCTATATCAATAGCAGAAAAAAGTTCTTTGATATTGGAGTTGCTGGTCCAATAGCTGGATTTATCATCGCCATTTTTGTGCTTGTATATGGATTTATCAACCTTCCAGAGGCAGATTACATTTATGAAATACACCCCGAATATTTAGACCCAAATTTTAAGCATAGCGAAGATGATGGGTATCAAAACTTAGAAATGGGTTATAATTTGCTGTTTTTTATCTTTGAAAAGAGCTTAGCGGATCCTGAAAAAATGCCCAATATGTCAGAAATCATTCATTATCCGTATTTATTTGCAGGGTATTTAGCACTTTTTTTTACTGCTCTCAATCTTTTACCAATTAGCCAACTTGACGGTGGTCATGTAGTATTTGGATTGTTCCCAAGGCATCATAAATGGGTATCTTTGGCCACTTATATTGGGTTCGTATCTTATGCTGGCTTAGGGTTACTCAGTCCTTTTGAACCTATTGAGACACTTATGTGGACAATTCCACTTTACATAGGTTTTCTATATATTTGTTTTAGAAAAGCTGAAATATCAGAGCAAAACAAATGGGTGATAGTCCTTCTTATTGCTTCAATTCAATATTTATTAGTTTTCTTGCTTCCAAACATTCAAGGATATTCAGAGTGGTTGTTTTTTGCTTTTTTATTAGGTAGAGTCATGGGGCTTTCACACCCTGAAGTAAAAGGGACTAAAAAGCTTAATGGAAAAAGAAAAATCATAGGTTGGATAGCTATAATCATTTTTATACTTTGCTTTACTCCACAGCCTTTTATTTTTGAATAG
- a CDS encoding polysaccharide biosynthesis/export family protein: MKSTAYFFLILILLSSCISNKRITYLQNLPGNEEIGLDEFIPYANVDYKYILQAFDIVDIDFASSDSELTEAFEFQGSRNMRGGGIMGGAGGGGDMFFFTGYTIDEQGFIELPKLGKIKIASLTEEEAKDKVQVAINEYFKEDVFVKLRVAGIRYTTLGEFGSSGTKVILRNRATIFDALAASGESNILAKRNRLFIIRQYDGGTKIHQINLHDRALLASPYFFIQNNDILYLEPMKIRQLGNSDNLASGLQLFGTFLASGLLIFGLLRGNF, translated from the coding sequence ATGAAGAGTACGGCTTACTTCTTTCTAATATTAATTCTATTGAGTTCCTGTATCAGCAATAAAAGGATCACTTATTTACAAAATCTTCCAGGAAATGAAGAGATTGGTTTAGACGAGTTTATTCCTTATGCTAATGTTGACTATAAGTATATTCTTCAAGCGTTCGATATTGTTGATATTGATTTTGCAAGTTCTGATTCTGAATTAACAGAAGCTTTTGAGTTTCAAGGATCAAGAAATATGCGAGGAGGTGGAATAATGGGAGGTGCTGGTGGCGGAGGCGACATGTTTTTTTTTACCGGTTACACAATTGATGAACAAGGTTTTATAGAGTTACCAAAACTTGGAAAAATAAAGATTGCAAGCCTTACGGAGGAGGAGGCAAAGGACAAGGTTCAAGTAGCTATAAATGAATATTTTAAAGAAGATGTATTTGTTAAATTGAGAGTGGCTGGTATTCGATACACCACGCTTGGGGAGTTTGGATCTTCTGGGACCAAAGTAATTCTAAGAAACCGTGCGACAATATTTGATGCATTGGCTGCATCGGGTGAGTCAAATATTTTAGCTAAAAGGAATCGACTATTTATTATTCGACAGTATGACGGTGGAACTAAGATTCATCAAATCAATTTACATGATCGCGCTCTATTAGCATCTCCCTATTTTTTTATACAAAATAATGACATTTTATATTTAGAACCTATGAAAATCAGACAACTTGGAAATAGTGATAACTTAGCCTCGGGGCTTCAGTTGTTCGGCACCTTTTTAGCTTCAGGATTATTAATATTTGGTTTATTAAGAGGGAATTTTTAA
- a CDS encoding GumC family protein → MEKLDLSQLDNEEKALEIKYVIARYIKFWPWYLLLIVVLLTGTYIFHRYTVDQYSVSGTIVIRGNNKPETRILDRSAIFSGQNNLDNDILMISSKNLAREALAKLHFDVEYFAKTNIKSIELYNSSPIRIEVDWDHMQLQETPLQLEILSENSFKIMPESPGFFDFTPAIAQSDEQLFNTIFKFGEEIETSRSKFKVHLVNPGRVGDIVIFNLKSPNSLEERMSKAVGISLVNSAATVLEIRMTTTVVEKGRDYINALMESYLDYELREKNRNTENTLKFIEEQLGFLEDSLKKKERELQNFKVENKMINVTAEFSDILSRINRLDDEAQSLDFELSYYRSIKSYMEQKSKDFTQVIAPSVVGIPDPLLNGLIQNLVSLSQDRRKLLASVNEIHPEIEKIDVQMAKIQDALFENIVNLIENTEKKRALMARNIDTYDDQFAELPESESRYASIFREYRLRENLYTYLLEKRAEAGIAKASNVSDNAILDYAKLGYLVFPKKKNNYLLAIALGFFIPFGFFALRDVFDNRIRDQRDLKKNFMIPQLGIIGYSQKDTNMVVLEHPKSAVSESFRSLRSAINYIASDKKSKKILVTSSVSGEGKTFTSLNLASVMALGGKKTIVVGADLRRPKLGSYFNHKDKKGLSTFLIGKASENEIIVPSIHENLYFVPSGIIPPNPAELLQTQKLKDFIKYLEEQFDIVIFDTPPLGLVSETIDLMRLFDLNLYVVRQNYTLKDHLVMINDLFNNKQVNNVYGVFNGIADSGYYYEGYNYGYGNTYLYSQNNKYMYNYYGEDLEEKKRTFKKSRKGLKALKTKIFKAFRR, encoded by the coding sequence ATGGAAAAATTAGATTTAAGCCAGTTAGATAATGAAGAAAAAGCATTAGAGATAAAATATGTCATTGCTAGGTACATTAAATTTTGGCCATGGTATCTTTTATTAATAGTAGTATTGTTAACTGGCACATATATTTTTCATAGATACACTGTTGATCAATATTCTGTATCTGGCACCATTGTGATTAGAGGAAATAATAAACCTGAAACTAGAATTCTAGATCGATCTGCGATTTTTTCAGGTCAAAATAATCTTGATAATGATATTTTGATGATTTCATCAAAAAATTTAGCAAGAGAAGCATTGGCTAAATTACATTTTGACGTTGAGTATTTTGCAAAAACCAACATCAAATCAATTGAATTATACAACAGCAGCCCAATTAGGATTGAAGTTGATTGGGATCATATGCAGCTACAAGAGACTCCCTTGCAGTTGGAAATCTTAAGTGAAAATTCATTTAAGATAATGCCTGAATCTCCTGGTTTTTTTGATTTCACGCCAGCAATAGCGCAGAGTGATGAACAACTTTTTAATACAATCTTTAAGTTTGGTGAAGAAATCGAAACAAGTAGATCCAAATTCAAAGTGCATTTAGTCAATCCTGGAAGAGTTGGAGACATTGTGATATTTAATCTAAAAAGCCCAAATTCTCTTGAAGAGCGCATGTCAAAGGCAGTGGGAATTAGTTTGGTTAATTCAGCCGCTACGGTTTTAGAAATTAGAATGACAACTACCGTTGTTGAAAAAGGAAGAGACTACATTAATGCATTGATGGAATCTTATCTCGATTATGAATTGAGAGAAAAAAATAGGAACACAGAAAATACATTAAAATTCATCGAAGAGCAGTTAGGATTTTTAGAAGACTCTTTAAAAAAGAAAGAACGAGAACTCCAAAATTTTAAAGTAGAAAATAAAATGATTAATGTAACTGCTGAGTTTTCAGATATACTTAGCAGAATAAATAGATTAGATGATGAAGCACAATCTTTAGACTTTGAATTATCTTATTATCGTTCTATAAAGTCTTATATGGAACAAAAAAGTAAGGATTTCACTCAAGTGATTGCACCATCAGTGGTAGGTATTCCAGACCCTTTACTAAATGGGTTGATTCAAAATCTCGTGTCTCTTTCACAAGATCGAAGAAAACTCTTGGCTTCAGTAAATGAAATTCATCCTGAGATTGAAAAAATAGATGTTCAGATGGCTAAAATTCAGGATGCTCTTTTTGAAAATATTGTTAATCTGATTGAAAACACTGAAAAGAAACGAGCATTAATGGCTCGAAATATAGACACATATGATGATCAATTTGCTGAACTTCCTGAATCAGAATCTCGGTATGCTAGTATTTTTAGGGAATATCGATTACGAGAAAATTTATACACTTATTTACTGGAAAAAAGAGCGGAAGCTGGTATAGCTAAAGCGTCTAATGTTTCTGACAACGCAATACTTGATTATGCCAAACTTGGTTACTTAGTATTTCCAAAAAAGAAAAACAATTACCTTTTAGCAATAGCACTAGGTTTTTTCATTCCATTTGGTTTCTTTGCTTTACGAGATGTATTTGATAATAGAATAAGAGATCAAAGAGACCTTAAAAAGAATTTCATGATTCCTCAACTTGGAATAATTGGATATAGTCAAAAAGACACGAATATGGTTGTACTAGAACATCCAAAGTCAGCTGTTTCAGAATCATTTAGATCACTTCGATCAGCTATAAACTATATCGCTTCTGATAAAAAATCTAAAAAAATCTTAGTTACATCTAGCGTTTCCGGTGAAGGTAAAACATTCACATCACTAAATTTAGCATCTGTGATGGCTTTAGGGGGTAAAAAAACAATTGTGGTTGGAGCAGATTTAAGAAGACCAAAATTAGGTTCTTACTTTAATCACAAAGATAAAAAAGGACTTTCTACTTTTCTAATAGGCAAAGCATCAGAAAACGAAATTATCGTTCCTTCAATTCATGAAAATCTATACTTTGTACCATCTGGCATTATTCCTCCAAACCCAGCAGAATTACTTCAAACACAAAAATTAAAAGATTTCATTAAATATTTGGAAGAGCAATTTGACATTGTAATTTTTGACACACCTCCTCTTGGATTAGTGTCTGAGACTATTGATTTGATGCGTTTATTTGATCTTAATTTATATGTGGTCAGACAGAATTATACACTCAAAGACCATCTAGTAATGATCAATGACCTCTTCAACAATAAGCAAGTAAATAATGTCTATGGTGTATTTAATGGAATAGCTGATTCAGGTTACTACTATGAAGGATATAATTATGGCTATGGGAACACTTATTTATATTCACAGAATAATAAGTATATGTATAATTATTATGGAGAAGATCTTGAAGAGAAAAAAAGAACTTTCAAAAAAAGTAGAAAGGGACTTAAAGCTCTAAAAACTAAAATCTTTAAAGCGTTTAGAAGGTAG
- the kdsB gene encoding 3-deoxy-manno-octulosonate cytidylyltransferase, with protein MKKIKIAALIPARFASTRLHAKLIQDLCGFSVIQTTFLSAQEIGIFDRIIIATDHKTIQTQIVELGGEVFLSSQNHESGSDRIAEAAVDLDCDLIINIQGDEPFLDKETLLRLIEAFKSNDVQVASLMFEISEEEAKNPNAVKVVFDHNYNALYFSRSLIPYDRDKKQNVKYWKHMGIYGYKKDFLLQFTKWEKSQLEKSEMLEQLRILENGSKIRMVQTSHQAISIDTIQDLEQARNFLKNKRS; from the coding sequence ATGAAAAAAATCAAGATTGCTGCTTTAATTCCAGCACGTTTTGCGTCGACAAGACTACATGCTAAATTGATTCAAGACCTTTGTGGTTTCTCAGTTATACAAACAACATTTTTGAGTGCTCAAGAAATTGGAATTTTTGATAGAATAATTATAGCAACTGATCATAAAACAATACAAACCCAAATTGTAGAACTCGGAGGAGAAGTGTTTTTAAGTTCACAAAATCATGAAAGTGGCTCCGATAGAATTGCTGAAGCAGCAGTAGATCTAGATTGTGACTTAATTATAAATATTCAAGGTGATGAACCCTTCTTAGATAAAGAAACGTTACTAAGATTAATTGAAGCATTTAAAAGTAATGACGTTCAGGTAGCATCTTTAATGTTTGAAATATCAGAAGAAGAGGCAAAAAACCCAAATGCTGTAAAGGTTGTCTTTGACCATAACTATAATGCCCTATACTTTAGCCGGTCACTTATACCTTATGATAGGGACAAGAAGCAAAATGTGAAGTATTGGAAACATATGGGCATTTACGGTTACAAGAAAGATTTTCTTTTACAATTTACGAAATGGGAAAAGTCACAACTTGAAAAAAGTGAAATGCTTGAGCAGTTGCGTATTCTTGAAAATGGGAGTAAAATCAGAATGGTTCAAACATCTCATCAAGCGATATCTATAGATACAATTCAGGATCTAGAACAAGCAAGAAATTTTTTGAAAAACAAAAGAAGCTGA